In one window of Arachis ipaensis cultivar K30076 chromosome B06, Araip1.1, whole genome shotgun sequence DNA:
- the LOC107647868 gene encoding uncharacterized protein LOC107647868 isoform X4, with protein MESKMSFTSGGTSCHVTGSAAEDDSNMQDAVATEEGSGSQWSFLPKPSHHNYVQYLTESSNYLPKTEDMIGSNYAALGFGNDGNGTNMNFFCNDPGKAYAFKTEVHSSNEVDIGKQVGYWRPAESEVQQEAMQFESTQHHHPLYPESPASWTPEAIGDNPNVSRLDPSVLAGTPSFLPKPARQKASDRVSQQRRQRIADNLKALHDLLPNQAEELSGSRLQAESTAIPLVFHEQGYGHYIDQQKLNEPLEEMMGKLLEENPASASQLLENNGLVLLPMELVQDLHQSMQIFGNGNALV; from the exons ATGGAATCGAAAATGTCCTTTACTTCTGGAGGAACCAGTTGCCATGTTACTGGTTCAGCTGCTGAGGATGATTCAAACATGCAAGATGCTGTTGCAACTGAAGAAGGGAGTGGGAGCCAATGGAGTTTCCTCCCAAAACCATCTCATCATAACTATGTTCAGTATCTGACTGAATCCTCAAACTATCTGCCTAAGACTGAGGATATGATTGGGAGCAATTATGCAGCTCTTGGATTTGGAAACGATGGCAATGGAACAAACATGAACTTCTTTTGTAATGATCCTGGAAAAGCTTATGCCTTTAAAACTGAAGTTCATTCTTCCAATGAAGTTGACATTGGCAAG CAAGTGGGGTATTGGAGACCTGCTGAGAGTGAAGTCCAGCAGGAAGCAATGCAATTTGAAAGTACTCAACATCATCACCCTCTCTATCCTGAG AGTCCTGCTTCATGGACACCAGAAGCAATTGGAGATAATCCTAATGTTTCACGGCTTGATCCATCGGTATTGGCTGGCACACCTAGTTTCCTTCCTAAACCAGCAAGACAGAAAGCCAGTGACCGAGTAAGTCAA CAACGCAGGCAACGAATTGCCGATAATCTGAAAGCACTACACGACTTGCTTCCAAATCAAGCAGAG GAACTAAGTGGAAGTAGACTACAAGCTGAATCAACTGCTATACCACTGGTTTTCCATGAG caGGGTTATGGGCATTATATTGACCAGCAGAAGCTGAATGAACCACTTGAAGAGATGATGGGGAAACTTCTTGAAGAGAATCCTGCATCTGCCAGTCAGCTTCTGGAGAACAATGGTCTTGTCCTGCTGCCTATGGAGTTGGTTCAAGACTTGCACCAATCCATGCAAATCTTCGGCAACGGCAATGCACTTGTCTGA
- the LOC107647868 gene encoding transcription factor bHLH7-like isoform X2 yields MESKMSFTSGGTSCHVTGSAAEDDSNMQDAVATEEGSGSQWSFLPKPSHHNYVQYLTESSNYLPKTEDMIGSNYAALGFGNDGNGTNMNFFCNDPGKAYAFKTEVHSSNEVDIGKQVGYWRPAESEVQQEAMQFESTQHHHPLYPESPASWTPEAIGDNPNVSRLDPSVLAGTPSFLPKPARQKASDRVSQQRRQRIADNLKALHDLLPNQAEGSQAYILDDIIDHVKYLQLQLKELSGSRLQAESTAIPLVFHEGYGHYIDQQKLNEPLEEMMGKLLEENPASASQLLENNGLVLLPMELVQDLHQSMQIFGNGNALV; encoded by the exons ATGGAATCGAAAATGTCCTTTACTTCTGGAGGAACCAGTTGCCATGTTACTGGTTCAGCTGCTGAGGATGATTCAAACATGCAAGATGCTGTTGCAACTGAAGAAGGGAGTGGGAGCCAATGGAGTTTCCTCCCAAAACCATCTCATCATAACTATGTTCAGTATCTGACTGAATCCTCAAACTATCTGCCTAAGACTGAGGATATGATTGGGAGCAATTATGCAGCTCTTGGATTTGGAAACGATGGCAATGGAACAAACATGAACTTCTTTTGTAATGATCCTGGAAAAGCTTATGCCTTTAAAACTGAAGTTCATTCTTCCAATGAAGTTGACATTGGCAAG CAAGTGGGGTATTGGAGACCTGCTGAGAGTGAAGTCCAGCAGGAAGCAATGCAATTTGAAAGTACTCAACATCATCACCCTCTCTATCCTGAG AGTCCTGCTTCATGGACACCAGAAGCAATTGGAGATAATCCTAATGTTTCACGGCTTGATCCATCGGTATTGGCTGGCACACCTAGTTTCCTTCCTAAACCAGCAAGACAGAAAGCCAGTGACCGAGTAAGTCAA CAACGCAGGCAACGAATTGCCGATAATCTGAAAGCACTACACGACTTGCTTCCAAATCAAGCAGAG GGTAGTCAAGCTTATATACTGGACGACATTATCGACCATGTTAAATATTTGCAGCTTCAGTTAAAG GAACTAAGTGGAAGTAGACTACAAGCTGAATCAACTGCTATACCACTGGTTTTCCATGAG GGTTATGGGCATTATATTGACCAGCAGAAGCTGAATGAACCACTTGAAGAGATGATGGGGAAACTTCTTGAAGAGAATCCTGCATCTGCCAGTCAGCTTCTGGAGAACAATGGTCTTGTCCTGCTGCCTATGGAGTTGGTTCAAGACTTGCACCAATCCATGCAAATCTTCGGCAACGGCAATGCACTTGTCTGA
- the LOC107647868 gene encoding uncharacterized protein LOC107647868 isoform X5, with protein sequence MESKMSFTSGGTSCHVTGSAAEDDSNMQDAVATEEGSGSQWSFLPKPSHHNYVQYLTESSNYLPKTEDMIGSNYAALGFGNDGNGTNMNFFCNDPGKAYAFKTEVHSSNEVDIGKQVGYWRPAESEVQQEAMQFESTQHHHPLYPESPASWTPEAIGDNPNVSRLDPSVLAGTPSFLPKPARQKASDRVSQQRRQRIADNLKALHDLLPNQAEELSGSRLQAESTAIPLVFHEGYGHYIDQQKLNEPLEEMMGKLLEENPASASQLLENNGLVLLPMELVQDLHQSMQIFGNGNALV encoded by the exons ATGGAATCGAAAATGTCCTTTACTTCTGGAGGAACCAGTTGCCATGTTACTGGTTCAGCTGCTGAGGATGATTCAAACATGCAAGATGCTGTTGCAACTGAAGAAGGGAGTGGGAGCCAATGGAGTTTCCTCCCAAAACCATCTCATCATAACTATGTTCAGTATCTGACTGAATCCTCAAACTATCTGCCTAAGACTGAGGATATGATTGGGAGCAATTATGCAGCTCTTGGATTTGGAAACGATGGCAATGGAACAAACATGAACTTCTTTTGTAATGATCCTGGAAAAGCTTATGCCTTTAAAACTGAAGTTCATTCTTCCAATGAAGTTGACATTGGCAAG CAAGTGGGGTATTGGAGACCTGCTGAGAGTGAAGTCCAGCAGGAAGCAATGCAATTTGAAAGTACTCAACATCATCACCCTCTCTATCCTGAG AGTCCTGCTTCATGGACACCAGAAGCAATTGGAGATAATCCTAATGTTTCACGGCTTGATCCATCGGTATTGGCTGGCACACCTAGTTTCCTTCCTAAACCAGCAAGACAGAAAGCCAGTGACCGAGTAAGTCAA CAACGCAGGCAACGAATTGCCGATAATCTGAAAGCACTACACGACTTGCTTCCAAATCAAGCAGAG GAACTAAGTGGAAGTAGACTACAAGCTGAATCAACTGCTATACCACTGGTTTTCCATGAG GGTTATGGGCATTATATTGACCAGCAGAAGCTGAATGAACCACTTGAAGAGATGATGGGGAAACTTCTTGAAGAGAATCCTGCATCTGCCAGTCAGCTTCTGGAGAACAATGGTCTTGTCCTGCTGCCTATGGAGTTGGTTCAAGACTTGCACCAATCCATGCAAATCTTCGGCAACGGCAATGCACTTGTCTGA
- the LOC107647868 gene encoding transcription factor bHLH7-like isoform X1, which translates to MESKMSFTSGGTSCHVTGSAAEDDSNMQDAVATEEGSGSQWSFLPKPSHHNYVQYLTESSNYLPKTEDMIGSNYAALGFGNDGNGTNMNFFCNDPGKAYAFKTEVHSSNEVDIGKQVGYWRPAESEVQQEAMQFESTQHHHPLYPESPASWTPEAIGDNPNVSRLDPSVLAGTPSFLPKPARQKASDRVSQQRRQRIADNLKALHDLLPNQAEGSQAYILDDIIDHVKYLQLQLKELSGSRLQAESTAIPLVFHEQGYGHYIDQQKLNEPLEEMMGKLLEENPASASQLLENNGLVLLPMELVQDLHQSMQIFGNGNALV; encoded by the exons ATGGAATCGAAAATGTCCTTTACTTCTGGAGGAACCAGTTGCCATGTTACTGGTTCAGCTGCTGAGGATGATTCAAACATGCAAGATGCTGTTGCAACTGAAGAAGGGAGTGGGAGCCAATGGAGTTTCCTCCCAAAACCATCTCATCATAACTATGTTCAGTATCTGACTGAATCCTCAAACTATCTGCCTAAGACTGAGGATATGATTGGGAGCAATTATGCAGCTCTTGGATTTGGAAACGATGGCAATGGAACAAACATGAACTTCTTTTGTAATGATCCTGGAAAAGCTTATGCCTTTAAAACTGAAGTTCATTCTTCCAATGAAGTTGACATTGGCAAG CAAGTGGGGTATTGGAGACCTGCTGAGAGTGAAGTCCAGCAGGAAGCAATGCAATTTGAAAGTACTCAACATCATCACCCTCTCTATCCTGAG AGTCCTGCTTCATGGACACCAGAAGCAATTGGAGATAATCCTAATGTTTCACGGCTTGATCCATCGGTATTGGCTGGCACACCTAGTTTCCTTCCTAAACCAGCAAGACAGAAAGCCAGTGACCGAGTAAGTCAA CAACGCAGGCAACGAATTGCCGATAATCTGAAAGCACTACACGACTTGCTTCCAAATCAAGCAGAG GGTAGTCAAGCTTATATACTGGACGACATTATCGACCATGTTAAATATTTGCAGCTTCAGTTAAAG GAACTAAGTGGAAGTAGACTACAAGCTGAATCAACTGCTATACCACTGGTTTTCCATGAG caGGGTTATGGGCATTATATTGACCAGCAGAAGCTGAATGAACCACTTGAAGAGATGATGGGGAAACTTCTTGAAGAGAATCCTGCATCTGCCAGTCAGCTTCTGGAGAACAATGGTCTTGTCCTGCTGCCTATGGAGTTGGTTCAAGACTTGCACCAATCCATGCAAATCTTCGGCAACGGCAATGCACTTGTCTGA
- the LOC107645159 gene encoding uncharacterized protein LOC107645159, with the protein MIASGRGALKLHLPFISSTRFELVRFSKLALPPVLHQVLRVSPIHFGSIRSGLLFQIPKLRQRCASSSSLASENLSMAKEPVKYSVVDAFTESAFKGNPAAVCLLDEERDRQWKQAVAAEFNISETCFLNKISDSRFTIRFFTPLTEVVLESGAAVKEVQPQIDEIVKYPGRGLIVTGSAPSESGFDFFSRFFSPKLGINEDPVCGSAHCSLATYWSKKLQKCDFNAYQASSRGGVLKIHLDEQNQRVLLRGKAVTVMEGSILV; encoded by the exons ATGATAGCTTCCGGCAGAGGGGCACTGAAGCTGCATCTGCCTTTTATTTCTTCTACCAGATTTGAATTGGTCCGGTTTAGCAAACTCGCGTTGCCACCGGTTTTGCATCAAGTTCTCCGAGTCTCACCCATTCATTTCGGTTCGATCCGATCCGGTTTATTATTTCAAATACCAA AGTTGAGACAGCGTTGTGCTTCATCTTCATCTCTGGCTTCAGAAAATCTTTCGATGGCAAAGGAACCTGTCAAGTACTCAGTG GTGGACGCGTTCACTGAGTCAGCATTCAAGGGAAATCCTGCTGCAGTTTGTTTGTTAGATGAAGAAAGAGATCGCCAATGGAAGCAAGCTGTGGCTGCTGAGTTCAACATCTCCGAGACTTGTTTCTTAAATAAGATCTCTGACTCCCGTTTCACTATCAGATTCTTCACTCCTCTTACCGAG GTTGTACTCGAATCTGGAGCAGCTGTGAAAGAAGTACAGCCACAAATTGATGAAATAGTCAAATATCCTGGAAGGGGGTTAATTGTTACGGGGTCTGCTCCTTCAGAGTCAGGATTTGATTTCTTCAGTCGATTCTTCAGCCCTAAACTCGGAATCAACGAG GATCCTGTTTGCGGGAGTGCACATTGTAGCCTAGCTACCTATTGGAGCAagaagttgcaaaagtgtgatttcAATGCTTATCAG GCCTCATCAAGAGGAGGAGTTTTGAAAATTCATCTTGACGAGCAGAACCAAAGGGTGCTTTTGCGAGGTAAGGCTGTTACCGTCATGGAAGGCTCTATTCTGGTCTAG
- the LOC107647868 gene encoding uncharacterized protein LOC107647868 isoform X6 yields MESKMSFTSGGTSCHVTGSAAEDDSNMQDAVATEEGSGSQWSFLPKPSHHNYVQYLTESSNYLPKTEDMIGSNYAALGFGNDGNGTNMNFFCNDPGKAYAFKTEVHSSNEVDIGKQVGYWRPAESEVQQEAMQFESTQHHHPLYPESPASWTPEAIGDNPNVSRLDPSVLAGTPSFLPKPARQKASDRQRRQRIADNLKALHDLLPNQAEELSGSRLQAESTAIPLVFHEQGYGHYIDQQKLNEPLEEMMGKLLEENPASASQLLENNGLVLLPMELVQDLHQSMQIFGNGNALV; encoded by the exons ATGGAATCGAAAATGTCCTTTACTTCTGGAGGAACCAGTTGCCATGTTACTGGTTCAGCTGCTGAGGATGATTCAAACATGCAAGATGCTGTTGCAACTGAAGAAGGGAGTGGGAGCCAATGGAGTTTCCTCCCAAAACCATCTCATCATAACTATGTTCAGTATCTGACTGAATCCTCAAACTATCTGCCTAAGACTGAGGATATGATTGGGAGCAATTATGCAGCTCTTGGATTTGGAAACGATGGCAATGGAACAAACATGAACTTCTTTTGTAATGATCCTGGAAAAGCTTATGCCTTTAAAACTGAAGTTCATTCTTCCAATGAAGTTGACATTGGCAAG CAAGTGGGGTATTGGAGACCTGCTGAGAGTGAAGTCCAGCAGGAAGCAATGCAATTTGAAAGTACTCAACATCATCACCCTCTCTATCCTGAG AGTCCTGCTTCATGGACACCAGAAGCAATTGGAGATAATCCTAATGTTTCACGGCTTGATCCATCGGTATTGGCTGGCACACCTAGTTTCCTTCCTAAACCAGCAAGACAGAAAGCCAGTGACCGA CAACGCAGGCAACGAATTGCCGATAATCTGAAAGCACTACACGACTTGCTTCCAAATCAAGCAGAG GAACTAAGTGGAAGTAGACTACAAGCTGAATCAACTGCTATACCACTGGTTTTCCATGAG caGGGTTATGGGCATTATATTGACCAGCAGAAGCTGAATGAACCACTTGAAGAGATGATGGGGAAACTTCTTGAAGAGAATCCTGCATCTGCCAGTCAGCTTCTGGAGAACAATGGTCTTGTCCTGCTGCCTATGGAGTTGGTTCAAGACTTGCACCAATCCATGCAAATCTTCGGCAACGGCAATGCACTTGTCTGA
- the LOC107645158 gene encoding basic 7S globulin-like — translation MLLLPPPFLFLIFLILRTVTPLLLSPISKDPTTQLYTLSVYVQTPLQPTTLHLHLGSSLTWLLCNNYNHRIPCNSSLCATFNSGGACSNNTCSFFPENPITRKTLLSTANLDTLAFPTSDGSTQGPLVQIKDFVFSCSTAQLLQGLAQNATGLAALGRNNLSLPAQISASLSTTRCFALCLPASTQSPGAAIFASTGPYIFNSKIDLSKSLVYTPLIVNPVADTVISYNGQPSDEYFVNVTSIRINGKDVPINASILAIDQDGLGGTKISTSEPYTVMESSVFKRFVELFVNESLAFNLTATEAVEPFGVCYREGDLSETRVGPAVPTVDLVMHSDDVFWRIFGGNSMVRIEKEGVGMGLWCLGFVDGGAHRRTSVVIGGHQLEDNLVQFDLDSNRFGFSSSLLLQATTCSNLNISNFVNNRI, via the coding sequence ATGCTTCTTCTTCCACCGCCATTCCTGTTCCTCATCTTCCTCATTCTCCGAACAGTAACACCACTACTCCTCTCCCCAATCTCAAAAGACCCCACCACCCAACTCTACACCCTCTCCGTCTACGTTCAAACCCCACTCCAACCCACCACCCTCCACCTCCACCTTGGCTCCTCCCTCACCTGGCTCCTCTGCAACAACTACAACCACCGCATTCCCTGCAACTCCTCTCTCTGTGCCACCTTCAACTCCGGCGGCGCCTGCTCCAACAACACCTGCTCCTTCTTCCCTGAAAACCCCATCACCAGAAAGACTCTCCTCTCCACCGCCAACCTCGACACCCTCGCTTTTCCCACCTCGGACGGGTCAACTCAGGGTCCACTCGTCCAAATCAAAGACTTCGTCTTCTCCTGCTCCACGGCCCAATTACTCCAAGGCCTGGCCCAAAACGCCACTGGTCTAGCCGCTTTGGGCCGAAACAACCTCTCTCTCCCGGCCCAAATAAGCGCCTCTTTGTCCACCACTCGTTGCTTCGCTCTCTGCTTACCCGCTTCAACCCAGAGTCCCGGCGCGGCTATCTTCGCTTCGACCGGACCGTacatttttaattctaaaattgACCTCTCCAAATCTCTTGTTTACACTCCACTCATTGTGAACCCCGTTGCGGACACTGTTATCTCTTACAACGGACAACCGTCCGATGAGTATTTCGTTAACGTGACTTCAATTCGGATCAACGGTAAGGATGTTCCCATCAACGCGTCGATCCTGGCCATTGATCAGGACGGGTTAGGTGGGACCAAGATAAGCACGTCAGAGCCGTACACCGTAATGGAAAGTTCTGTATTCAAACGGTTCGTAGAGCTGTTTGTGAATGAGTCATTGGCTTTTAACTTGACGGCGACGGAAGCCGTTGAGCCGTTCGGGGTGTGTTACCGTGAGGGGGACCTCAGTGAGACGCGCGTTGGACCCGCGGTGCCGACCGTGGATTTGGTGATGCACAGCGATGACGTGTTTTGGAGAATATTCGGGGGGAATTCGATGGTGAGGATTGAAAAGGAAGGGGTGGGTATGGGTTTGTGGTGTTTGGGTTTTGTTGATGGTGGGGCGCATAGGAGGACCAGCGTTGTTATTGGAGGGCATCAGTTGGAGGATAATCTCGTGCAGTTTGATCTTGATTCCAATAGATTTGGGTTCAGCTCATCGCTGTTGCTTCAAGCCACAACTTGTTCTAATCTTAATATCTCTAATTTTGTCAACAATAGAATATAG
- the LOC107646203 gene encoding adenylate isopentenyltransferase 3, chloroplastic-like — protein sequence MTISMVLCNPSTQPIINVPCNGPKLINAKQKEKVVLVMGATGTGKSRLSIDLGTCFPSEIINSDKIQAYEGLEIATNKVTKEEQRGVPHHLLGIHNPYSEFTANDFCDMASLAMESIIGREQLPIIVGGSNSYVEALVERFGSRYDWFFLWLDVSMPVLHSYVSRRVDEMVEKGMVNELRPFFSPNGDYTKGIRKAIGVPEFDMFFRSEATTWDERRKQRLFDEAISGVKKNTCTLACKQFERIERLRNVKRWNMQRVCATRVFEMHGNGDDDEADEAWRKIVAEPSARLVAQFLYNEAINNNNNNYSGISSRARFF from the coding sequence ATGACCATATCAatggtgttgtgcaatccatcaACACAACCAATCATAAATGTTCCTTGCAATGGTCCAAAACTGATCAACGCTAAGCAGAAAGAGAAGGTGGTTTTGGTCATGGGAGCAACCGGGACCGGAAAATCACGGCTCTCCATCGACCTTGGAACATGTTTTCCATCGGAAATCATCAACTCCGACAAAATTCAAGCCTATGAAGGACTAGAAATAGCCACAAACAAGGTCACAAAGGAAGAACAACGAGGCGTGCCACATCATTTGTTAGGGATACACAATCCCTACTCTGAGTTCACGGCCAATGATTTCTGCGACATGGCCTCGTTGGCCATGGAATCAATCATTGGCCGCGAACAACTCCCGATCATAGTCGGGGGGTCGAATTCCTATGTGGAAGCATTAGTGGAAAGATTTGGATCAAGGTATGATTGGTTTTTTCTTTGGTTGGATGTATCAATGCCAGTTCTTCATTCCTATGTATCAAGAAGAGTGGATGAGATGGTTGAGAAGGGAATGGTGAATGAATTAAGACCCTTTTTCAGTCCCAACGGGGATTACACAAAAGGGATAAGAAAGGCAATTGGGGTGCCGGAATTCGACATGTTCTTTCGAAGTGAAGCGACAACATGGGATGAGAGAAGGAAGCAGAGGTTGTTTGATGAGGCGATCAGCGGAGTGAAGAAGAACACGTGCACATTGGCGTGCAAGCAGTTTGAGAGGATTGAGAGGCTTAGGAATGTGAAGAGATGGAACATGCAGCGTGTGTGTGCCACAAGAGTGTTCGAAATGCATGgaaatggtgatgatgatgaagcaGATGAAGCGTGGAGGAAGATTGTGGCAGAGCCAAGTGCGAGATTAGTGGCACAGTTTCTATACAATGAagccattaataataataataataattattctgGGATTAGTTCGCGTGCCAGGTTCTTCTAA
- the LOC107647868 gene encoding transcription factor bHLH7-like isoform X3, which yields MESKMSFTSGGTSCHVTGSAAEDDSNMQDAVATEEGSGSQWSFLPKPSHHNYVQYLTESSNYLPKTEDMIGSNYAALGFGNDGNGTNMNFFCNDPGKAYAFKTEVHSSNEVDIGKQVGYWRPAESEVQQEAMQFESTQHHHPLYPESPASWTPEAIGDNPNVSRLDPSVLAGTPSFLPKPARQKASDRQRRQRIADNLKALHDLLPNQAEGSQAYILDDIIDHVKYLQLQLKELSGSRLQAESTAIPLVFHEQGYGHYIDQQKLNEPLEEMMGKLLEENPASASQLLENNGLVLLPMELVQDLHQSMQIFGNGNALV from the exons ATGGAATCGAAAATGTCCTTTACTTCTGGAGGAACCAGTTGCCATGTTACTGGTTCAGCTGCTGAGGATGATTCAAACATGCAAGATGCTGTTGCAACTGAAGAAGGGAGTGGGAGCCAATGGAGTTTCCTCCCAAAACCATCTCATCATAACTATGTTCAGTATCTGACTGAATCCTCAAACTATCTGCCTAAGACTGAGGATATGATTGGGAGCAATTATGCAGCTCTTGGATTTGGAAACGATGGCAATGGAACAAACATGAACTTCTTTTGTAATGATCCTGGAAAAGCTTATGCCTTTAAAACTGAAGTTCATTCTTCCAATGAAGTTGACATTGGCAAG CAAGTGGGGTATTGGAGACCTGCTGAGAGTGAAGTCCAGCAGGAAGCAATGCAATTTGAAAGTACTCAACATCATCACCCTCTCTATCCTGAG AGTCCTGCTTCATGGACACCAGAAGCAATTGGAGATAATCCTAATGTTTCACGGCTTGATCCATCGGTATTGGCTGGCACACCTAGTTTCCTTCCTAAACCAGCAAGACAGAAAGCCAGTGACCGA CAACGCAGGCAACGAATTGCCGATAATCTGAAAGCACTACACGACTTGCTTCCAAATCAAGCAGAG GGTAGTCAAGCTTATATACTGGACGACATTATCGACCATGTTAAATATTTGCAGCTTCAGTTAAAG GAACTAAGTGGAAGTAGACTACAAGCTGAATCAACTGCTATACCACTGGTTTTCCATGAG caGGGTTATGGGCATTATATTGACCAGCAGAAGCTGAATGAACCACTTGAAGAGATGATGGGGAAACTTCTTGAAGAGAATCCTGCATCTGCCAGTCAGCTTCTGGAGAACAATGGTCTTGTCCTGCTGCCTATGGAGTTGGTTCAAGACTTGCACCAATCCATGCAAATCTTCGGCAACGGCAATGCACTTGTCTGA